From a single Fusobacterium ulcerans ATCC 49185 genomic region:
- the argH gene encoding argininosuccinate lyase, producing MQFFSGRFKEKASHLILDFHSSINFDKRLYKYDIMGSIAHVRGLGKQGIIPVSDCELIEKTLREILNDIEEGKITFSIEYEDIHMNIEKILIDRIGDVGKKLHTGRSRNDQVALDMKLFTKDEIVKVQAQLLDLLEIINGIAKENISTYMPGFTHLQKAQPVSFSHYILAYAEMFRRDFIRLKNAAALADTSPLGSAALAGTTYPLDRNFTSSILGFSSPTWNSMDSVSDRDYLIEIMNAFALIMVHLSRFCEEIIIYSSNDFGYIELSDSFSTGSSIMPQKKNPDAAELIRGKSGRVFGDLMALLTTMKGIPLAYNKDMQEDKENFFDSLDTVKGCLAVFNGMIHTMTVKKERLLAAAAQGFINATDVADYLTEKGMSFRDAYKIVGGMVAYCIDNNTTFEEISIKTYKEFSPLFDKDIYEMISIKNCVEKRCTLGGPGKESINAHIKFLDEFITESESIVTDYKLNDIL from the coding sequence ATGCAATTTTTTTCAGGAAGATTCAAAGAAAAGGCAAGTCATCTTATTCTTGACTTTCATTCATCAATAAACTTTGATAAGAGACTTTACAAATATGATATTATGGGAAGCATTGCTCATGTAAGAGGGCTTGGTAAACAAGGAATAATACCTGTTTCAGACTGTGAACTTATAGAAAAAACACTTAGAGAGATACTAAATGACATTGAAGAGGGGAAAATTACTTTCTCAATAGAATATGAAGATATTCATATGAATATCGAAAAAATACTTATAGATAGAATTGGAGATGTAGGAAAAAAACTTCATACTGGAAGAAGCAGAAACGATCAGGTTGCTTTAGATATGAAATTATTTACAAAAGATGAAATAGTAAAAGTACAGGCACAGCTTCTTGATCTGCTTGAAATAATAAATGGAATTGCTAAAGAAAATATATCTACATATATGCCTGGATTCACTCATCTGCAAAAAGCTCAACCAGTTTCTTTTTCTCACTATATTTTAGCTTATGCTGAAATGTTCAGAAGAGATTTTATCAGACTTAAAAATGCTGCTGCTTTAGCTGATACATCACCACTTGGATCTGCTGCTCTAGCTGGAACTACTTATCCTTTGGACAGAAATTTCACAAGTTCTATACTTGGATTCTCTTCTCCTACTTGGAACAGTATGGACAGTGTAAGTGACAGAGATTACCTGATTGAAATAATGAATGCTTTTGCACTTATTATGGTACACCTTTCTCGTTTCTGTGAAGAAATAATAATCTATAGTTCTAATGACTTTGGCTACATAGAATTAAGTGATTCTTTCTCTACTGGAAGCAGTATAATGCCTCAAAAGAAAAATCCTGACGCTGCTGAACTTATAAGAGGAAAAAGCGGAAGAGTTTTTGGAGATTTAATGGCTCTACTTACAACTATGAAAGGAATTCCTCTTGCATATAATAAAGATATGCAGGAAGACAAAGAAAACTTCTTTGACAGCCTTGATACAGTAAAAGGGTGTCTGGCTGTATTCAATGGAATGATTCACACTATGACTGTAAAAAAAGAGAGACTTCTGGCAGCTGCTGCTCAAGGATTTATCAATGCAACAGATGTAGCTGATTATCTGACTGAAAAGGGAATGAGCTTCAGAGATGCCTATAAAATAGTTGGAGGTATGGTTGCTTACTGTATTGACAACAATACTACTTTCGAAGAAATTTCAATAAAAACTTACAAAGAATTTTCTCCTTTATTTGACAAAGATATCTATGAAATGATTTCTATCAAAAACTGTGTGGAAAAACGTTGTACTCTTGGAGGACCTGGAAAAGAGAGCATCAATGCACATATAAAATTCCTAGATGAATTTATTACTGAATCTGAAAGTATAGTTACAGATTATAAATTAAACGATATATTATAA